The Deltaproteobacteria bacterium DNA window GTGATAGGGCCGAAACTCAGAAAATCACTGATGTAAGGCGCGTAGATTGCCAGTGCCACCAATCCGATGGAAATCACAATAGAGAAAAGCAATATCTTGTTTGTAAAAAAGTTTCGATTGAATAGTGAGATATGCTCAGACCTCCTCTGGAGGATATTGAAAAACTGGCAAAACACAATAGTGGAATAACTGAGTGCGGTGGCCTTGAAATAATTGATGGTAGCCACGCTATCAACCGTCAGAGTTATTCCTTCTCGGTTCATAAATAAGAAGAAATTAAGGAAAGCCAATCCTCCTATCAGTGTTCCCAGAAGCGTAATCTCCATACCGGAGAATATGTTGAGTATATGTTCACCGGGTTTCCTGGGGGGCTTGGTCATCACGTCTCTGTCCGGAGGATCGAAGGTGAGAAGGGTGAGTGGCCCGATCTCTCCCAGCAGATCGACTGCCAGCATCTGGCCGGCCAGTATTGGTATGGGATAATTCCACAAGGCGGCTGCCAGCAGGCCCAGTAATACCAATGCCAGCTCTCCCACATTGGTAGTCAGAGAGGCGAACACCGTTTTCTTCAGATTATTGTAGATTGTTCTTCCGCCTCGTACCGCGTAAACCAGCGTGGAAAAGTTGTCATCCAGCAAAACGAGTTTCGACGCCTCTTTCGCTACGTCATTTCCCCTTTGCCCCATGGCAACGCCGATATGTGCCCGCTTGAGGGCAGGCGCATCATTTACTCCGTCTCCGGTAACCGCGACGATTTCACCCTGTTCCTCCAGCACCTTTACGATCTGCAGCTTATCTTCCGGGTCGACGCGGGCAAATATGATGGACTGATTTTCCTGTAATATCTTTTTCAGCTTTTCTTCATCCATCTCTTTGAGTTCTGCTCCTGTAATCACCGGCGTGACCCCACCTGATTCCGACAGGCCGATCTCTCGACCCACTGCCTGTGCGGTTTCCGGATGGTCTCCAGTAAGAATAAACACCCGGATATGCGCCTTCCGGGCGTCTTTGATCGCCTCTTTTACTCCCTCCTTCGGGGGATCTATCATGGCCATCAGGCCCAGAAATATGACGTCCCTTTCCACATCTTCTCTTCTATATTCATCTTTCCTGGAACCCAGCGGTCGATGTGCAATCGCCAGAACCCGCATGCCATTGCGGGAGTACTCCTCGTTTATTGCTTCGATGTTTTTCTTGTCTTCCTCGGTTATAGGGACATTTTCTCCGTCTTTGTAGATGTAAGCACTGATGGAGAGGAGGCTGAGCGTAGAGCCTTTAACAGCAAGCTTTACATCATTCCCGAACTGCCGTACCGAGCTCATTCTCATCAACTCGGAATCGAAAGAGAATTCCCGGAGCTCAGGGTTTTCCTCGTCTTCCTCGGGAGAACGGGTACCAAGTTTCGTTGACACCGCTATCAGGGCCGCTTCAGTAGAATCGCCCACGGAGTACCAGGTGGCGTGTTCCTCGTCCGGTTCATGTATTTCTGCGTTTGACGACATAGTCGCCGCGTCCATTAGTACCTCTATCTCCTCAATGCGCTCCTTGCTTAAGGGGGTTCCATCCTCGTCCATGACTTCACCTTCGGGCTTATACCCGATTCCGGTAATCTCATATTTTTTCCCGTTGAACCATACCGACCGGACCGTCATCTCGTTTTTCGTCAGAGTGCCTGTTTTGTCGGTGCATATTACGGTCGTTGACCCAAGAGTCTCTACGGAGGGCAGGTTCTTCACCACAGCATTTCTGTTGGCCAACTGACTGCTTCCTGTGGAAAGAGCAACCGTTACCTGAGCGGGGAGTGCTTGAGGCACCATAGCCATGGCAACGCCAAGGGCGTATACCAGGCTCATGTACAGGGAAAAATCCTGGACCATCCCTAATACAAAAAGCCCGGCACTGATGATGACTACTGCTACGGACAACTGGTTCGCCAGTCGCCGGAATTCTCTTTGGAGCGGGGTTTTTATCTCGCCTGCTTCTTCTGTCAGACCTGCAATTTTCCCTGTCTCCGTATCCATGCCGGTAGCCACGACCACACCGGCCGCGCTTCCGGTTGCCACTATTGTGCCGGCATATGCCATGTTGTCCCTGTCGGCCAATGAAACCTCTTCGATTATTGCGTCATGCCGCTTTTCCTGAGGTACCGACTCCCCGGTCAGGGCGAAATCGTCGGTCTTAAGACCGTTCACCTCGATGAGCCTGATATCTGCGGGCAGTTTGTCTCCTGCCTCTATGTGCAAAATATCTCCGGGGACCAGGTTTTCCTGCGAAATTTCCATCAACTCGCCATTCCGCACGACCTTCGCCGGAGATCTGATCAGGCCCTTCAACTTATCAATTATTTTGTCCGCCTTATGTTCATGGATAAAGCCGATTATCGCATTGACAAAAACAATGATAAAAATAATCGAACCGTCCCGGTAATTACCAATGAAGTAGGATACCAACCCTCCGAGAATCAGTATCAGAATGAGAAGCTCTCTGAATTGCGATAAAAACAGCAACCATAAAGGGAGTCTTATTTTTGCCCTGAGTTCATTTTCCCCGTATCTTTGCAGGCGCCTTTCCGCTTCAGCGCGAGAGAGCCCTTTGTCACTCGTGTTCAGATCTTCCAACACCTTTTTTACGTCCATCTGGTAGTACTTTTTTTCGGGCATTGCGGTCTCTTCCCTTTCTAATTTCTGATCGTTCGCACGTCTCTGATCAAATCGTCCCTCTCTTCACTCAAAGCCTTGCCTATCTGTCATCCAGAGATCCGACCCATTCGCCGCCGTGAAACGGCCTGCACAATAACTACGAAAAATTCAAGCTGGTCTTGATCATCGCTTATACCATCCGAACCGATATTTGAATATCGAATCATGAAGGATTTTAGAGCTATTCCCTTTGATATTCTGCGACCTTGTATGTTCAAAGTTAAGACCAAATGGCTATCTTTTTTCGTGCGATGACACCGTATTTAGACAAGGCTGATGATTCCTGGCACTTTCGACTTTATTTGAAAGTGGTCTGGAGTCGAAGCGCAGGTGGTTTGGAAGGAATTGGCCCTTTTTGATTTGGTCTGCGGACTATTTTTATAGTAAAGATGCACCTAAAGGATTTGTTGGCGCGGTGTTACAAGAGCCATGGAGGCGCTCTAAACTGACCCCGGAGCTATTTCAAGGGGGACTTTGAAGACTTTTTTAGAGAATCTTGGACTATCTGCCACCACCGGCCAATGAACCGGCCAATATTTATCAAAACAGCTAAAATATTAATTTGCTATAATAGAAAAATAGTGTTAATTAATAACATATTATGGAAAATAACGAACTGGCCAATGAACCGGCCAAAAAGAGCAAAGTTCCTGCTTATTATCTAACACCTCTTCTGCCTGAAAAAGGCAATATAGGCCCCCTGAAGGATATGCGCAGGAAATCATAGCAGCCTCTGCGGGGCTGGAGAGTAAGGTGGCCAGGGAGACCGCCCTTGTGCTCGGCGACGAGCTCCGGCTCATCAACAGCTACTACAGCAATCTTATTGAAGGCCATAAAACAACTATCCCAGACATCAATATGGCCTTAAAAAATAAATTTTCTCAGGATCCGGAGAAAAAATATGCGCAGGAACTGTGTGCCGCCCATGTAGAAACCGAAAAACGGTTAATGGAATTTGTGAATGCGCCGCAAAAGCTCAATATCTGCAGCCAGCAGTTTTTGTCTGAAATTCATGCTGCGTTCTATGCCAACTTACCGAAAGAGCATCTTTTCACACACACCCCCAAAGGATTTTCCAAAACGCCGGTCAATCCTGGCCAAATCCGGGATGTCAATGTCTCCGTGGATGGCCGGTCACTTCATGGGCCGTACCATCAGGATTTGCCGGCATTGCTCAAAACCTTTGCTCAAAGCTATGCCCCGGATCAGTTTCATGGTGACGAACGTTTAATCGCAATGGCGGCAAGTCATCACCGGCTGACCTGGCTGCATCCCTTCCGGGACGGAAACGGTCGGGTTGTCCGCCTTTTTTCAGGGCTGTATCTCGCCAGGATAGGCGTTAACAAAAGCAATCTGTGGTCTTTGTCACGAGGTTTATCAAGAAATAAAAAGCGGTATATGTTTGAGCTGTGGGCTACCGATTCTCCTGATGAACAAAATAACGTTCACTATTTTGATGATGACCTGCTGGCGGATTTCTGCAAGTTTTTCTTTAAAATCTGTCTGGATCAAATACGCTTCATGGAAGGCTTGCTGCGGCTTGACCAAATCGAAAGCCGGATCGACTGGTATGTGGAAACGCGGGCCAAACATGATAAAAAACCCTTGCGGATTGAGGCGGCAAAACTACTCAGGGCCGTGTTTATGCGTGGCGCCATACCAAGAGGCATGGCTGTTGAGATCCTGAACATGAGCGAGCGCAGTGCACGCCGAATCGTCAGCGCGCTGATCGAGAAAGGTCTTTTGCAGTCACAAAGCCACCGTGCGCCCTTAACAATCGGGCTGCCGATTGACGTTCTTCCTTATTACTTTCCGGATCTTTACGACCCTTCGGTAATTGGTGAGGAGTATATTGTCTGATAACGGCTTGAAACTTGAAATTGGAAATTAGAAATTTGGAAGAGATGAAACAAATGCATGAAGGCCAAATTTTCTATTTGAACGTTCCGGGAACGCCAATAAATGAAAAAATCCGATACTGATTCCATAGAACAGGCCTTGATGGAATCTCTATCTGAATACACTGTAGATAGAGATGAAGACATATCAGTGAATGGCACGTTTGTCTTTCAGCCTGATTTCCCCTGCTTCCAGGGCCACTTCCCAGATCAAGCAATACTCCCGGGCATCATACAAATGGCGGCGGTTCGTTCATTGGCCGATAAGGCCCTGAACCAACAGCTTGTGCCTACTGCTGCAAAACGAATCAAATTCCGAGGCCTTATCCAGCCAAAGGAGCGAATATCGATAACCGTGAACTTGAAAAGGCACTGAATGACAAAGTACTTATTGGCTTATATCCCTCAATTCCTCAGTTTGAATTTACTATAATCGCTGTTACTTGTGAGCATACTTGGCAGCTGTTAAATTATGTGCACAGGATAATAGAATTCTGTCAAGCCATCAAAATCAATTATTAACTTCAAAAGGGGTGCATTACGTTTTTGTTGAAATTTTCCAAAATACCCAGGTAGGTCAGATTTTCTATTGACAGACCTATCTGGATTTGCCATAATCTCCTTAAACGGTGAAAGGAGATTATGGACATGGATAAAAAAGAATTTTGTGAATTCTATGAGCAACTTTTAAAGGCTCAACTGGCGGTTGTCAGGCAGTTTGCCGGCAAGGTTGAGAATCGAGGACGAAGGACTCAAAAAGGTAAGTCCCAATTAGGTATTACAGAAAACATACTCAAAGAGGCTGGCCAGCCGCTTCATGTTTCAGAAATTATCAAGAGAGCTAAGGAACATTATGATGCCTCAATTGATAGGGAATCTCTGGTCTCGGCTCTTACCAAGAAAGTCAAAAAGGGAGACCGCTTTATCAGGGTGGCGCCCAATACGTTCGCTCTGCCAGCTGATTCTGAAAAATAAGGATCTTCCGTGCCGGCATCCTGTCTTGGCAGAGTATTTGTACGTTTCTGCCGGGAGCTCTGGCAGCAGGTGCCGGAATGGAAAAACGCTTTGGCCAGAGGCGACTGGCCTGCCATTGAAGCGGGGATTCTGAAGTTGACCCGCCTTATGGCAACAGAAATCATGGCAGGCTGTCTTCTCTGGTATCTTGAGCGGGAGGATACCCGGCATCTTGGGAAAAAACTGGCTGAAAAAAGAGGTATCAAGACCCAGGGAACGCGTAATGTCCATGTGACCCTGGCTACAGGCCGAAGACTGCTGGTTCGTACTACATATGCCCTTCCCCAGAGGAGTGAAAAACGGGATTACAGACGCTGGCCCGGAACCAGAAGGACTGGAGTTAAAGGCTGTTGTCCCGTTCTGGAAAGGCTTGGTTTTGTAAATCAGAAAAGTTTATTCTACTGCA harbors:
- a CDS encoding HAD family hydrolase; translated protein: MPEKKYYQMDVKKVLEDLNTSDKGLSRAEAERRLQRYGENELRAKIRLPLWLLFLSQFRELLILILILGGLVSYFIGNYRDGSIIFIIVFVNAIIGFIHEHKADKIIDKLKGLIRSPAKVVRNGELMEISQENLVPGDILHIEAGDKLPADIRLIEVNGLKTDDFALTGESVPQEKRHDAIIEEVSLADRDNMAYAGTIVATGSAAGVVVATGMDTETGKIAGLTEEAGEIKTPLQREFRRLANQLSVAVVIISAGLFVLGMVQDFSLYMSLVYALGVAMAMVPQALPAQVTVALSTGSSQLANRNAVVKNLPSVETLGSTTVICTDKTGTLTKNEMTVRSVWFNGKKYEITGIGYKPEGEVMDEDGTPLSKERIEEIEVLMDAATMSSNAEIHEPDEEHATWYSVGDSTEAALIAVSTKLGTRSPEEDEENPELREFSFDSELMRMSSVRQFGNDVKLAVKGSTLSLLSISAYIYKDGENVPITEEDKKNIEAINEEYSRNGMRVLAIAHRPLGSRKDEYRREDVERDVIFLGLMAMIDPPKEGVKEAIKDARKAHIRVFILTGDHPETAQAVGREIGLSESGGVTPVITGAELKEMDEEKLKKILQENQSIIFARVDPEDKLQIVKVLEEQGEIVAVTGDGVNDAPALKRAHIGVAMGQRGNDVAKEASKLVLLDDNFSTLVYAVRGGRTIYNNLKKTVFASLTTNVGELALVLLGLLAAALWNYPIPILAGQMLAVDLLGEIGPLTLLTFDPPDRDVMTKPPRKPGEHILNIFSGMEITLLGTLIGGLAFLNFFLFMNREGITLTVDSVATINYFKATALSYSTIVFCQFFNILQRRSEHISLFNRNFFTNKILLFSIVISIGLVALAIYAPYISDFLSFGPITLTDWLFVLGAAAVFLGAFEVLKFFKRIRYR
- a CDS encoding Fic family protein; the encoded protein is MARETALVLGDELRLINSYYSNLIEGHKTTIPDINMALKNKFSQDPEKKYAQELCAAHVETEKRLMEFVNAPQKLNICSQQFLSEIHAAFYANLPKEHLFTHTPKGFSKTPVNPGQIRDVNVSVDGRSLHGPYHQDLPALLKTFAQSYAPDQFHGDERLIAMAASHHRLTWLHPFRDGNGRVVRLFSGLYLARIGVNKSNLWSLSRGLSRNKKRYMFELWATDSPDEQNNVHYFDDDLLADFCKFFFKICLDQIRFMEGLLRLDQIESRIDWYVETRAKHDKKPLRIEAAKLLRAVFMRGAIPRGMAVEILNMSERSARRIVSALIEKGLLQSQSHRAPLTIGLPIDVLPYYFPDLYDPSVIGEEYIV
- a CDS encoding beta-hydroxyacyl-ACP dehydratase; translated protein: MKKSDTDSIEQALMESLSEYTVDRDEDISVNGTFVFQPDFPCFQGHFPDQAILPGIIQMAAVRSLADKALNQQLVPTAAKRIKFRGLIQPKERISITVNLKRH